The genomic segment TGTTTCACGAATTCCTTTGTCTAAATCATGTGCTAAATCATAAATATTAACTGCCATTGATAAATCCTCCAAATATCTGTATTTGTCACTTCTGTTTCACTATAACAAAAAGTCGCCAGTTATTCCAGTATAAAAGAACTAAATCCAAATTGCGAGAATACCTTGAACAATCCCGATAAAACCACCAAGTACGCCGCCCAAATAGGTAATCATTTTTAATTCTCTTCCAGAAATTTCGATAACTAATTTTTCGATTTCAGGTAAAGAAAAAGTGGCGATTTGTGTTTCGACAAGATTTGCTAAGTTCAACCGTTCCACCATTTCTGAGCTATGTTTAGCAACAAAATCCAGTAATCGTTCCACTGTAAAAGGAATGATTTTTTCTGTAATAACCGTTTCATAATTTCGTAGCATTACTTGAACTGGTTGATTAAATAATTTTTCATACGGAATTGCTTGGAGAATCTCTGCTGTAAGTTGTTTCGTAAGCTGTGGTTGACTTTCTCCTGGAAGTAGCTCTTGCAATTCTTTCGCTTCAAAATTTTGCCATTCCGTTGTAAGTAATCCATTCAACAAGCTTTTCGTATCATCTTGGCTGAGCAATTTAAGTCCTTCTTGTTGAATTTTTTCTGAGAATGTATCGGTGTTAATGAACATTCTAGCCATACTTCCCATTTTTCCGTGATCCGCAAAAAAATTCTGTAGCATTTGTTTAATTTGAATTTTACCATCTTCACTTGCAATAAAGTCTGCCATTTTAGTCGTTATTCTTTCAGTCACATGGGGCAGCTTTTCCCGAAGTTCTGCTTCAAGCGTTGAGGGAATTAGATCACTAACCCGTTTAGATTGATTTTTATCAAAAAAATGATTGAGTTCTTTTTCTAATTTACTTCTCAACCAATCAACTGAGCGAACTTCTGCATTTTTGTAGCCTATCGTTTCTAGTAATTCATTTGGGGTTGTTTCAAGTGTCATTTTTTCATGAAACATATGGCTGATGGTTTCTGTCACTTCTTTTTGCAAAGTAGAATCAAGCAATCGGGCACGAATCGCATCTTCTGTCAGCAAATGACTGACGACTACTTTGCCGATATGTTCTGCAAGTTCATCACGACGCTTAGGAATTAGCCCTGGTGTAAAAGGTAATCGTTTTTTAAAGAGATAAATG from the Listeria seeligeri serovar 1/2b str. SLCC3954 genome contains:
- a CDS encoding DUF445 domain-containing protein produces the protein MSVLFTIILMAVIGGFIGAMTNYIAIRMLFRPYNAIYLFKKRLPFTPGLIPKRRDELAEHIGKVVVSHLLTEDAIRARLLDSTLQKEVTETISHMFHEKMTLETTPNELLETIGYKNAEVRSVDWLRSKLEKELNHFFDKNQSKRVSDLIPSTLEAELREKLPHVTERITTKMADFIASEDGKIQIKQMLQNFFADHGKMGSMARMFINTDTFSEKIQQEGLKLLSQDDTKSLLNGLLTTEWQNFEAKELQELLPGESQPQLTKQLTAEILQAIPYEKLFNQPVQVMLRNYETVITEKIIPFTVERLLDFVAKHSSEMVERLNLANLVETQIATFSLPEIEKLVIEISGRELKMITYLGGVLGGFIGIVQGILAIWI